In the genome of Xanthobacteraceae bacterium, one region contains:
- the hemA gene encoding 5-aminolevulinate synthase, translating into MKSSDYEKLFDQALEGLRSERRYRVFTAIERETARFPRAVWHSAEGPRDIVIWCSNDYLGMGRHPAVINAMAETAQRCGTGAGGTRNIAGNSQAICELEAELADLHKKESALVFTSGYVSNETGIATLAKLLPNCLILSDALNHNSMIEGVRQSGRDKVIFRHNDLAHLEELLRAAGDRPKLIVFESIYSMDGDVSPIGAICELAKRYGALTYLDEVHAVGMYGPRGAGVAERDGVMDQVDVIEGTLGKAFGVVGGYVAGSKNVCDAIRSFAPGFIFTTALPPAVAAAATASIRHLKTSQAERVGHRAQVARAKSELFKAGLPVMPGNTHIIPLMVGDAALCKAASDMLLAEHGIYIQPINYPTVPRGSERLRVTPTPFHTDALIGELVEALLKVWQKLGLQYARAPQAAE; encoded by the coding sequence TTGAAGTCCTCCGACTACGAAAAACTGTTCGATCAGGCGCTGGAAGGGCTGCGTTCCGAGCGGCGCTATCGCGTGTTCACCGCAATCGAGCGCGAAACCGCGCGTTTTCCCCGTGCCGTCTGGCATTCGGCGGAAGGGCCGCGCGACATCGTCATCTGGTGTTCCAACGACTACCTCGGCATGGGCCGCCACCCCGCCGTCATCAACGCGATGGCCGAGACGGCGCAGCGTTGCGGCACGGGCGCTGGCGGCACGCGCAATATCGCGGGAAACAGCCAGGCGATCTGCGAACTCGAAGCCGAGCTGGCTGATCTCCATAAGAAAGAATCGGCGCTGGTCTTCACCTCCGGCTACGTTTCCAACGAAACCGGAATCGCAACGCTCGCGAAGCTGCTGCCCAACTGCCTCATTCTTTCCGACGCGCTCAACCATAATTCGATGATCGAGGGCGTGCGCCAGTCCGGCCGCGACAAGGTCATCTTCCGTCACAACGATCTTGCTCATCTCGAAGAACTGCTGCGCGCGGCCGGCGACCGGCCCAAGCTGATCGTGTTCGAGAGCATTTATTCGATGGACGGCGATGTTTCGCCGATCGGGGCGATCTGCGAACTGGCGAAGCGCTACGGCGCGCTCACTTATCTCGATGAAGTACACGCGGTCGGCATGTACGGTCCGCGCGGCGCGGGTGTCGCCGAACGCGACGGCGTGATGGATCAGGTCGACGTGATCGAGGGCACGCTCGGCAAGGCGTTTGGCGTTGTCGGTGGTTATGTCGCGGGCAGCAAGAATGTTTGCGACGCGATCCGCTCTTTCGCGCCGGGCTTTATCTTCACGACAGCATTGCCGCCTGCGGTTGCCGCGGCGGCGACGGCTTCGATCCGCCACCTGAAAACATCGCAGGCCGAACGCGTCGGACACCGCGCGCAGGTAGCGCGCGCAAAATCCGAACTGTTCAAGGCGGGACTGCCGGTGATGCCGGGCAACACCCACATCATCCCGCTGATGGTCGGCGATGCCGCGCTGTGCAAGGCGGCAAGCGATATGCTGCTCGCCGAACATGGCATTTATATCCAGCCGATCAACTATCCCACCGTGCCGCGCGGTTCCGAGCGGCTGCGGGTCACGCCGACGCCGTTCCATACCGACGCGCTGATCGGCGAACTGGTCGAGGCGTTGCTCAAGGTCTGGCAGAAGCTGGGCCTGCAATATGCCCGCGCGCCGCAAGCCGCCGAGTAA
- a CDS encoding lytic murein transglycosylase: MKFLKCGLLAAALVLVVAEPSFAQTAPACRNTGSFDRWLAEFKKDALAQGITPRTLARTEHLLTLDQKIIGIDRGQRVFSQAFLEFSNRMTGGGRAPRGQELIKKHAKLFQKIEQQFGVPAPVIVAFWGLESDFGAGIGKFEVLRSLATLAYDCRRSERFRGELIAALKIIQRGDLTPDNMIGSWAGELGQTQFLPSHYFNHGVDFDGDGRVDLLRSVPDVLASTAAYIKSIGWRPGEPWMREVRVPNKMDWSQADLDIMHPHAKWAEWGVTLPDGKALPDNAPNASLLLPMGRLGPAFLVYPNFRVYLEWNHSLIYSTTAAYLATRIAGAPPLRKGNGKPEAFSMEQARELQQLLVRAGYDVGGVDGKLGAASRKAIQKAQQKFNLPADGYPTEELVNRLRRARNAN, encoded by the coding sequence ATGAAATTCCTCAAGTGCGGATTGCTGGCTGCGGCGCTGGTTCTCGTTGTTGCCGAACCTTCTTTCGCGCAGACCGCACCCGCGTGCCGCAACACCGGCAGCTTCGACCGCTGGCTCGCCGAGTTCAAGAAAGATGCGCTGGCGCAAGGCATCACGCCGCGCACGCTTGCGCGCACAGAGCATCTGCTCACGCTGGACCAGAAGATCATCGGCATCGACCGCGGGCAACGCGTTTTCAGCCAAGCGTTTCTCGAGTTCTCCAATCGTATGACCGGCGGCGGCCGCGCGCCGCGCGGGCAGGAACTCATCAAGAAGCACGCCAAGCTGTTTCAGAAGATCGAACAACAATTCGGCGTTCCCGCTCCGGTGATCGTCGCATTCTGGGGACTGGAGAGCGATTTCGGCGCGGGTATCGGCAAATTCGAGGTGCTGCGTTCGCTTGCAACGCTGGCTTACGATTGCCGCCGCAGTGAGCGCTTTCGCGGCGAACTGATCGCAGCGTTGAAGATTATCCAGCGTGGCGATCTTACGCCGGACAACATGATCGGTTCATGGGCTGGCGAACTGGGGCAGACGCAGTTCCTGCCTTCGCATTATTTCAATCACGGCGTCGATTTCGACGGCGATGGCCGCGTCGATCTGCTGCGCTCTGTACCGGACGTGCTCGCGAGCACCGCCGCCTACATCAAGTCAATCGGCTGGCGGCCGGGCGAGCCTTGGATGCGTGAAGTGCGGGTACCGAACAAAATGGACTGGAGCCAGGCCGATCTCGACATCATGCATCCGCATGCGAAGTGGGCCGAATGGGGCGTGACGTTGCCTGATGGCAAGGCGCTTCCTGATAACGCACCGAATGCTTCGCTTTTGCTTCCGATGGGACGTCTGGGGCCAGCGTTCCTCGTTTATCCGAACTTCCGCGTCTATCTCGAATGGAATCATTCGCTGATCTATTCGACCACGGCCGCTTATCTCGCGACGCGCATCGCGGGCGCGCCGCCGCTGCGCAAGGGCAATGGCAAGCCGGAAGCATTCTCGATGGAGCAGGCGCGAGAATTGCAGCAATTACTGGTGCGTGCGGGTTATGACGTCGGCGGCGTTGACGGAAAGCTGGGCGCAGCCTCGCGTAAGGCGATTCAGAAAGCGCAGCAGAAGTTTAATTTGCCCGCCGATGGTTATCCCACCGAAGAGCTGGTCAACCGGCTTCGCCGCGCTCGCAACGCGAACTGA
- a CDS encoding NAD-dependent epimerase/dehydratase family protein, whose protein sequence is MRALVTGGSGFLGCVLIEQLAAGNARIRNFDLASAEDHPSSVEYFAGDIRDAAAVDAACKDVDVIFHAVAQQPLSKDPALMRSVNIDGTRNLLAAALKNKVGKAIFFSSTSIFGVPDELPIRRATPATPVEAYGRTKVAAEEVCREFIAKGLDVTLIRPRTILGHGRLGIFQMLFEWIREGSNVPVLGSGNAEFQFIHARDLADAAILAARRAGPAIYNIGTDRFASVRATLEALCAHAGTGAKVKSVPDAPTRLLMAVLTKLGVSPLGNYHYLAYSKPSWFDISDAQRELGWQPKYSNDEMLIESYDWYLAHREEVARSKWASPHKSGVKQGVLKLLIKLLR, encoded by the coding sequence ATGCGCGCGCTCGTCACCGGAGGATCGGGCTTCCTCGGCTGCGTGCTGATCGAGCAGCTTGCGGCAGGCAACGCCCGTATCCGGAATTTCGATCTTGCTTCCGCCGAAGATCATCCGTCCAGTGTCGAGTATTTCGCAGGCGACATCCGCGATGCCGCCGCGGTAGACGCCGCATGCAAGGATGTGGACGTAATCTTTCACGCGGTCGCGCAGCAGCCACTCTCCAAAGATCCCGCGCTGATGCGGAGCGTGAATATCGACGGCACGCGTAACTTGCTCGCGGCCGCGCTGAAGAACAAGGTGGGGAAAGCAATCTTCTTCTCATCCACGTCCATCTTCGGCGTGCCGGATGAATTGCCGATCCGCCGCGCAACACCAGCGACCCCGGTCGAAGCTTATGGCCGCACGAAAGTTGCCGCGGAAGAAGTATGCCGCGAGTTCATTGCAAAAGGACTAGACGTAACGCTGATCCGCCCGCGCACCATCCTCGGCCACGGCCGCCTCGGCATTTTCCAGATGCTGTTCGAGTGGATTCGCGAAGGCAGCAATGTTCCGGTGCTTGGTTCGGGTAACGCCGAATTCCAGTTCATCCACGCGCGCGATCTTGCGGATGCCGCGATCCTCGCCGCGCGCCGCGCAGGACCCGCAATCTACAATATCGGCACCGACCGTTTCGCTTCGGTGCGCGCCACGCTCGAAGCCCTTTGCGCCCATGCCGGCACCGGCGCGAAGGTAAAATCCGTACCCGACGCACCGACAAGGCTATTGATGGCTGTGCTCACGAAGCTCGGCGTTTCTCCACTGGGCAATTATCATTACCTCGCCTACAGCAAGCCGAGCTGGTTCGATATTTCCGACGCGCAACGCGAACTCGGATGGCAGCCGAAATACTCCAACGACGAAATGCTGATCGAAAGCTACGACTGGTATCTCGCCCACCGCGAAGAAGTGGCCCGCTCGAAATGGGCGAGTCCGCACAAATCAGGCGTGAAACAAGGCGTGCTGAAGCTGCTGATCAAGCTGCTGCGTTAA
- the mnmA gene encoding tRNA 2-thiouridine(34) synthase MnmA: MNPHFEIEGRPENTRIVVAMSGGVDSSVAAALAKRAGYDVVGVTLQLYNHAEATKRKGACCAGSDIHDARTVAAKIGIPHFVLDYETRFREQVIQPFADSYARGETPVPCISCNQTVKFTDLLATARDLGGAALVTGHYIASRKRADGRRAMFRAHDADRDQSYFLYATTQEQLDYLRFPLGSLAKPQVRAIAEELGLIVAHKPDSQDICFVPSGRYTTIIDRLKPDAAEPGEIVHIDGRVLGTHKGIVNYTVGQRRGLNIAEGEPLFVVKIDAPARRIVVGPRSALFARGAKLRAVNWLHERTAEEFAKDHVEIFARVRSTRTPVAAMLRNDTDGYAIEFRNGEEGVAPGQACVFYDSGDAQGRVLGGGVIATALPMQASPVNISAGKAAPAMAV, encoded by the coding sequence ATGAACCCGCATTTCGAGATCGAAGGCCGCCCGGAGAACACCCGCATCGTCGTGGCGATGTCGGGCGGCGTGGATTCTTCGGTCGCCGCCGCGCTGGCCAAGCGCGCGGGCTATGACGTGGTGGGCGTCACGCTCCAGCTCTACAACCACGCCGAAGCGACGAAGCGGAAGGGCGCGTGCTGCGCCGGTTCCGACATCCATGACGCGCGCACGGTGGCCGCGAAGATCGGCATTCCGCATTTCGTGCTCGACTACGAGACGCGCTTCCGCGAGCAGGTGATCCAGCCCTTCGCGGACTCTTATGCGCGCGGCGAAACACCCGTGCCGTGCATCTCTTGCAACCAGACCGTCAAGTTCACCGACCTGCTTGCGACCGCGCGCGACCTCGGCGGCGCGGCGCTGGTCACCGGCCATTACATTGCGAGCCGCAAGCGCGCCGATGGCCGACGCGCCATGTTTCGCGCGCACGACGCCGACCGCGACCAGAGCTATTTCCTCTATGCCACCACGCAGGAGCAGCTCGACTATCTGCGTTTTCCGCTCGGCAGTCTCGCGAAGCCACAGGTGCGCGCAATCGCGGAAGAACTCGGCCTGATCGTCGCGCACAAGCCGGACAGCCAGGACATCTGTTTCGTGCCGTCCGGCCGTTACACCACGATCATCGACCGGTTGAAGCCGGACGCCGCCGAACCCGGCGAGATCGTACACATCGACGGCCGCGTTCTCGGAACGCATAAGGGCATCGTGAACTACACCGTCGGCCAGCGCCGCGGCCTCAATATCGCCGAAGGCGAGCCGTTGTTCGTCGTGAAGATCGACGCGCCTGCGCGGCGCATCGTCGTCGGACCGCGCAGCGCGCTCTTCGCGCGCGGTGCGAAACTGCGCGCGGTCAACTGGCTGCATGAGCGGACGGCCGAGGAATTCGCGAAAGACCACGTTGAGATTTTCGCGCGGGTGCGCTCCACGCGCACGCCGGTTGCAGCCATGCTTCGCAACGATACCGATGGGTACGCAATCGAATTTCGCAATGGCGAAGAAGGCGTCGCACCCGGTCAGGCTTGCGTTTTCTATGACAGCGGCGACGCACAAGGGCGCGTGCTTGGCGGCGGCGTGATCGCCACGGCCTTGCCGATGCAGGCCAGTCCGGTGAATATATCGGCCGGTAAGGCCGCCCCTGCGATGGCAGTTTGA
- a CDS encoding class I SAM-dependent methyltransferase gives MDRATIEKAYARWAPVYDLVFGPLLDMGRRTATNAATRIGGRILNVGVGTGLELPYFDKSHDVIGVDISEPMLRKAKERVVREKLTNVKGLTVMDGANLAFADASFDCVVAQFVITTVPQPEKTLDEFARVLKPGGEIVLVNHIGAERGLRASFERWFSRHARKLGWTPEFPFARLSDWAAKHGGVRLVERRTVPPFGVFTLLRFTRDTAAAPQNAAVNA, from the coding sequence ATGGATCGCGCGACCATCGAGAAGGCCTACGCGCGCTGGGCGCCGGTCTACGATCTCGTATTCGGTCCGCTACTCGACATGGGCCGCCGCACCGCGACCAACGCGGCGACGCGCATCGGCGGCCGCATCCTGAATGTCGGCGTCGGCACCGGACTTGAACTGCCGTACTTCGACAAATCGCATGACGTGATCGGCGTCGATATTTCCGAACCGATGCTGCGCAAGGCGAAAGAGCGCGTGGTCCGTGAGAAGTTGACCAACGTGAAGGGTTTGACCGTCATGGACGGCGCCAATCTGGCTTTCGCCGACGCATCCTTCGATTGCGTGGTCGCGCAGTTCGTTATCACCACGGTCCCACAGCCGGAAAAGACCCTCGACGAATTCGCCCGCGTGCTGAAGCCGGGCGGAGAAATCGTGCTGGTCAATCACATCGGGGCCGAGCGCGGCCTGCGCGCGAGTTTCGAACGCTGGTTCTCGCGTCACGCCCGCAAGCTGGGCTGGACGCCGGAGTTCCCCTTCGCGCGGCTCTCCGACTGGGCCGCGAAACATGGCGGCGTGCGCCTCGTCGAGCGCCGTACCGTGCCGCCGTTCGGCGTATTCACGCTGCTTCGTTTCACGCGCGACACCGCGGCAGCTCCGCAGAACGCCGCGGTCAACGCCTGA
- a CDS encoding GMC family oxidoreductase gives MRRAFGRAVAALCEVFVRARYHVTDRTDPTLAHTVQFVIAQHARMPDYLRAPFMLATLTFNYASLLTSGKPFHRLSFESQRRHIERARKLGPFRDLMRFYEGLSVFAFGDEKDSGVSASAPVAAPAVAPTKNRHDIVVIGSGPGGAITACLLAEAGRDVLLLEAGANIPLGDKTEFSREEMEQRYRNGGITAAFGRTKISYVEGRCVGGGSEINAGLYHRTPDDILERWRQEFDLQAASPAEMLPHFEACERDVSVSPLPCPQPETSLKMQLGAERLGWKSFEVPRWYKYSADGSAQKQSMSRTYIPRALQAGCTLKSDTTVLRLRRDGNRWNIECESNGIRETISCNTAFVCAGAIQSAALLLRSGIGTNIGKSFRVHPTVKVIAEFPEAINTRDFITVHQVKEFSPRLGFGVSVSRAPYLSLAMLDHPAHQNIDERWQHMAIYYAMITGGNGRIRTLPGFRDAVVSYALDETDMRNLADGAKKLSELLFAAGAQTLYPSVAGSAPFRSMEDVQNFPGILPAGRSNLMSVHLFSSCPMGENREKCATDSFGKVHGADNLYINDASLLCTAPGVNPQGSIMAFARRNALHFLQAGKS, from the coding sequence ATGAGGCGCGCGTTCGGGCGCGCAGTCGCGGCGCTTTGCGAAGTATTTGTTCGCGCGCGATACCACGTAACCGACCGCACAGACCCGACGCTCGCGCATACGGTTCAGTTCGTGATCGCGCAGCATGCGAGGATGCCGGATTACCTGCGCGCTCCGTTCATGCTCGCAACGCTGACGTTCAACTACGCCTCGCTGCTGACGAGCGGAAAACCTTTTCACCGGTTGTCTTTTGAAAGCCAGCGCCGGCATATTGAGCGCGCACGAAAACTCGGCCCGTTTCGCGATCTGATGCGCTTTTACGAAGGCCTGAGCGTCTTTGCCTTCGGCGACGAAAAAGATAGCGGCGTCTCCGCGAGTGCGCCCGTCGCCGCGCCCGCGGTTGCTCCCACGAAGAACCGCCACGATATTGTCGTTATCGGCTCCGGTCCCGGCGGCGCAATCACCGCCTGCCTGCTCGCGGAAGCGGGCCGCGACGTGCTGTTGCTCGAAGCCGGCGCGAACATTCCACTTGGCGACAAGACCGAGTTTAGCCGCGAGGAGATGGAACAGCGCTACCGCAATGGTGGCATTACCGCTGCTTTCGGCCGCACCAAGATTTCCTATGTCGAAGGCCGCTGCGTAGGCGGTGGCAGCGAGATCAACGCGGGTCTCTATCACCGTACGCCGGACGACATTCTGGAACGCTGGCGGCAGGAGTTCGATCTGCAAGCCGCGTCACCCGCTGAAATGCTTCCGCATTTCGAAGCCTGCGAACGCGATGTCAGCGTTTCGCCGCTGCCCTGCCCGCAGCCGGAAACCTCGCTTAAGATGCAACTCGGCGCGGAACGGCTGGGCTGGAAATCCTTCGAAGTGCCGCGCTGGTACAAATACAGCGCCGACGGTAGCGCGCAGAAGCAATCCATGTCGCGCACTTATATTCCGCGCGCCTTGCAGGCCGGATGTACGCTGAAAAGCGATACCACCGTGCTTCGCCTGCGCCGCGACGGCAACCGCTGGAATATCGAGTGCGAAAGCAACGGCATTCGCGAAACGATCTCCTGCAACACTGCCTTCGTCTGCGCCGGCGCGATCCAGAGCGCGGCGCTGTTGCTTCGTAGCGGGATCGGCACGAACATCGGAAAATCGTTTCGCGTCCACCCGACGGTGAAGGTGATTGCCGAATTTCCTGAAGCCATTAACACCCGCGACTTCATCACCGTGCATCAGGTGAAGGAGTTCTCGCCCCGGCTTGGCTTCGGTGTCTCGGTGAGCCGCGCACCTTATCTCTCGCTCGCCATGCTCGACCATCCCGCGCACCAGAACATCGACGAGCGCTGGCAGCACATGGCGATCTATTATGCCATGATAACCGGCGGCAACGGGCGCATCCGCACGCTGCCCGGTTTTCGCGACGCCGTGGTCAGTTATGCGCTGGACGAAACCGATATGCGCAATCTCGCGGACGGCGCGAAAAAATTATCGGAACTGTTGTTCGCGGCTGGCGCGCAGACGTTGTATCCGAGCGTTGCCGGAAGCGCCCCGTTCAGGAGCATGGAGGATGTGCAAAACTTCCCCGGCATCCTTCCCGCCGGCCGTTCGAACCTGATGTCCGTGCATTTGTTCTCAAGCTGCCCGATGGGCGAAAACCGCGAGAAATGCGCAACCGATTCCTTCGGCAAGGTTCATGGAGCGGACAATCTCTATATCAACGATGCGAGCCTGCTCTGCACCGCGCCGGGCGTGAACCCGCAAGGTTCGATCATGGCCTTCGCGCGACGCAACGCGCTGCATTTCCTGCAAGCCGGAAAATCCTGA